The Alphaproteobacteria bacterium GM7ARS4 genome includes a region encoding these proteins:
- the nuoH gene encoding NADH-quinone oxidoreductase subunit NuoH, translating to MALFLELALVVAFALGAVVVLLLSVALLTWYERKVLGAMQLRKGPNVVGPFGLLQPLADGIKMFTKETIIPTGAHKGLFLLAPILTFGLALLAWAVIPVGNGVVLADINVGVLYVLAVSSLGVYGVMVAGWASGSRYALLGALRSAAQMISYEVAIGFVLVSVLLLGRSLNLSDIVEAQREMWFAVPLFPMMIVFFISVLAETNRAPFDLPEAEAELVSGYHVEYSGMGFGLFFMGEYANMMLMSAMTTLLFLGGWYPPFAHDMLSFIPGPVWFILKLVFLLFIFLWVRASFPRYRYDQLMRLGWQVFLPLSLLWLVVVASLVTFGVL from the coding sequence ATGGCGTTGTTTCTTGAATTGGCGCTGGTCGTTGCCTTTGCTCTTGGGGCTGTGGTTGTCCTGTTATTGTCTGTGGCGTTGCTCACATGGTATGAACGGAAAGTCCTAGGGGCGATGCAATTGCGTAAAGGGCCCAATGTTGTCGGTCCTTTTGGGTTGTTGCAACCCCTTGCCGATGGCATTAAGATGTTTACGAAGGAGACGATCATTCCTACGGGGGCTCACAAGGGGTTATTTCTTCTTGCGCCCATTCTCACCTTTGGTCTTGCTTTGTTGGCGTGGGCTGTCATTCCTGTGGGGAATGGCGTTGTTCTTGCTGACATCAATGTGGGGGTTTTGTATGTTTTAGCGGTGTCTTCATTGGGTGTTTATGGTGTCATGGTGGCGGGTTGGGCCAGTGGGTCGCGTTATGCTCTCTTAGGGGCGTTGCGTTCAGCGGCGCAGATGATTTCCTATGAAGTCGCCATCGGTTTTGTGCTCGTGAGCGTGTTATTGCTTGGCAGGAGTCTCAATTTGTCGGACATTGTCGAGGCGCAGAGGGAGATGTGGTTTGCTGTGCCTCTTTTTCCGATGATGATTGTTTTTTTCATTTCTGTCTTGGCTGAGACGAATCGAGCGCCTTTTGATTTACCAGAGGCGGAAGCCGAGTTGGTGTCGGGCTACCATGTGGAATATAGTGGCATGGGGTTTGGGCTCTTTTTCATGGGTGAATATGCCAATATGATGCTGATGTCTGCCATGACGACACTCCTTTTTTTAGGTGGTTGGTATCCTCCTTTCGCCCATGATATGTTGTCGTTTATTCCCGGTCCTGTGTGGTTTATCCTCAAGCTTGTCTTTCTGTTGTTTATTTTTTTGTGGGTGCGTGCGAGTTTTCCCCGTTATCGTTATGACCAGCTGATGCGTTTAGGGTGGCAGGTGTTTCTTCCCTTGTCGTTATTGTGGCTTGTCGTTGTGGCGTCTTTGGTGACGTTTGGCGTGTTATAG
- the nuoI gene encoding NADH-quinone oxidoreductase subunit NuoI, with amino-acid sequence MWRSLWYRLYAFFLLDMLKGMALTLRYMVRPKVTLNYPYEKGALSPRFRGEHALRRYPSGEERCIACKLCEAVCPAQAITIEACEHEDGSRRTTRYDIDMTKCIYCGLCEESCPVDAIVEGPNFEYAVETREELIYDKARLLANGDRWESQIARRLAHEARYR; translated from the coding sequence ATGTGGCGTTCTCTGTGGTATAGGCTCTATGCCTTTTTCTTATTGGATATGCTCAAGGGGATGGCGTTGACGTTGCGTTATATGGTGCGTCCTAAGGTGACGTTGAACTATCCCTATGAGAAGGGGGCGCTATCGCCTCGTTTTCGCGGGGAGCATGCCTTGCGTCGCTATCCGTCGGGGGAGGAACGTTGCATTGCCTGTAAGCTCTGTGAGGCGGTGTGTCCAGCACAAGCCATCACCATAGAGGCATGTGAGCATGAGGATGGCTCGAGGCGGACGACACGCTACGATATTGATATGACGAAGTGTATTTATTGTGGGTTATGTGAGGAGTCATGTCCTGTGGATGCGATTGTGGAGGGGCCTAATTTTGAGTATGCGGTGGAGACACGGGAGGAGCTTATTTACGACAAGGCGCGTCTTTTAGCCAATGGCGATAGGTGGGAGAGCCAGATTGCTAGGCGTCTTGCCCATGAGGCGCGTTATCGCTAG